The following DNA comes from Mesotoga sp. Brook.08.105.5.1.
GGGGTGATAGATATGGCCGGTAGACTTGAAGAGTTTTTCGAGAAGAACGATAAGATTATCCTTGGCGGCGGCCAAGAAAAGATCGAAAAACAGCATGAGGCGGGCAAGCTCAGTGCAAGAGAGAGAATAGATATTCTCTGCGATGAAGGTAGCTTCGAGGAATTCGACCGATTTGTAAGGCACAGGGCAACGAGTTTTGGACTCGCAGATAAGGAGTTCCCAGCAGATGGAGTTGTTACTGGAATCGGAACGGTAAACGGGAGAAAGATCGCAATCTTCTCTCAAGACTTCACCGTACAGGGCGGCTCTCTGGGGGAGATGCATGCAAAGAAGATTATGAAGGTTCAGGATATGGCCATGAAACTCGGCATCCCAATCGTTGGGATAAATGACTCCGGTGGAGCGAGAATTCAGGAAGGCGTTGATTCACTATTCGGCTACGGAGGGATCTTCCACAGAAACACTCTTTCTTCGGGGGTCATTCCGCAGATAACCGTCGTCTGTGGACCGTGCGCAGGAGGAGCAGTGTACTCACCTGCGATAACAGACTTCATAGTAATGACGGACAAGACCTCCCAGATGTTTATCACAGGTCCTCAGGTGATCAAGGCAGTAACCGGCGAGGATACTTCGATGGAGGAATTGGGAGGAGCTCTGGTGCACAACTCCAAGAGCGGAAACGCTCACTTTTTGGCCTCAGACGATGAGAAAGCGATGCTGCTAGTCAAGACGTTGCTGGATTATCTTCCTCAGAACAACGCCGAAGAGCCGTCAAAAACCGAGTCGATTCCTGGCAACCCTATTGAAGAACTCCGGGATATCGTCCCCGAAAACCCAAAGCAGTCATATGACGTGAAAAGGGTGATCTCACTCGCTGTAGACGAAGGCCGGTTCCTTGAAGTGCACGAGCAATACGCTAAGAACATGGTAATTGGATTTGCGAGAATCGGTGGCAGGTCTGTGGGAGTAGTGGCGAACCAACCGTCTGTCTTTGCAGGCTCTTTAGACATAAACGCCTCCGACAAAGCTGCCAGATTCATAAGATTCCTGGATGCCTTCAACATTCCGATAATAACCTTCGTGGACACGCCGGGATTCCTCCCCGGAGTCTCTCAGGAGCATGGCGGGATAATCCGTCACGGGGCGAAACTACTCTACTCCTACAGCGAGGCGTCCGTTCCCAAGATCACATTGATCCTGAGGAAGGCCTATGGCGGAGCTTACATAGCCATGGGAAGTCAGCATCTTGGCGCCGACATCGTCTACGCCTGGCCTGGAGCTGAAATTGCGGTCATGGGGCCTGAGGGCGCAGCGAATATCATCTTCAAGAGAGAAATCAACGCTTCAGAACAGCCGGAAAAGACTCGACAGGAGAAGATTACCGAGTACAAGGAGAAATTTGCAAATCCCTTTGTGGCAGCCGGGAGAGGCTATATCGAATCAGTAATTGATCCGGCCGTCACCAGAATCGAGATAATAAAAGCTTTGGAAACGCTGGATACAAAAGTCGAAGGAAGACCGTCAAAGAAACACGGTAATATACCGCTATGAGGTGTGTTTGATGGAGGAATATGTTCAGATTACCATAATAGGCATAGGAATCGTATTCCTGGCGCTGGCAATGCTTTATGTGATTTTCAACATTCTCGGTCGTCTGCTATCGAAGGAACAGACCAACGTAGTGAAGGCCCTCGTTCCAAAACCAGTCCCCACAAATATATCCGGAGGGCCGGAGAAACAAGACGGCGATGAAGGAGAAGTCATCGCCGCAATAACTGCAGCAGTAACTTCATTCATGGGTCATAGCAACTTCAAAGTCAGAAGCGTTGCCTCCGTTCCCGTTGCGGCAGCTTCGCTTTGGAAACGTCGTGAACCAACCGTCTACTGGAAAGTGAGGAGGAGCAGGAATTGAGAAGATTCATAGTGAAAGTTAACGGCAAAGAATATAACGTCGAGATTGAAGAGCTTTCTTCTGTAAACGATTCTGGTTCGGGCGGAGCAATTCAGGAACCCGACACACGCCAAAAGGTCGAATCTGCAACTCGGCCCAGGCAGGAAGCGAGAGTCGAGGAAGCTCCGAAACCGGTCGGGCCAGCCAAAGAATCCAGTGGATCGGAAGACGAAATCAATATACTGTCGCCGATGTCGGGCACGATCATCGAGGTACTCGTTTCGACAGGAGATTCAGTCTCTCCAGGGCAGAAAGTAGTGATTCTCGAAGCAATGAAAATGGAGAACAGCATACTTTCAGAGAACTCGGGTACCGTCAAAGAAGTGAGGGTCAGAAAGGGAGATAACATAGACGCAGGCGAAATAATGATAGTTCTAGCATAGGGGCGGTGATCATCGCTCCTATGTTTTTATGTAATATCGTCTTCCGCAGCTTAGCTCTTGATTTTCTCCACAATCGACGGCATTGAAAGGAGACAGAATGGATTCAGCAAATAGGAATCTGGCAACCAAGGCTAGAGAACTCTCTTTGAAGGCTTTCGGGGTCTTTCCAGACATTCCCTTTTCCTTCAACTCCAGATTGAAGAGAATTCTCGGGAGACTAGTTTACTCGAGGAATCGGGGAACGCTTACTCCGCTAAGGATTGAGATTTCTTCTTCTATCTCGGAAAACGAAGAGCTTCTCAAAAAGACCCTGTTGCACGAGTTGTCGCACTTCTACCTGATGACAAACGATAGGGATTTCTCACACGGTTCACCGGAATTCAAGAAACTGGCTGAAGAGCTAGATTTCGATATCGTAGCCGAGTACGAGGGACTTCCGGTACACAGATGGGTGTGTTCCGTTTGTAAGAAGACAGTTGCCCTCTCCTTCAACCGCAGAGAGAAAAAGGGTCTATCTTCCTGCTGTAAAGCCCCGATAGAACTTCAGGAAAAATAATCGAATAAACACTTGCCTTTCTAGAAATTCATCTGTTATAATAATTTATACCTAATATCTAAGTGGTGATATTTATGAAAGCCTATAAGAAGCTCACGAAGGTGCTTGTATACTTTCACGGAGATTATTTTGTGCCGGTAAGGTTCAGTTACGATGGTATAAAAATAGTTGTGAATGCCGTTACCTCCTTCTGGGTGGAGGCCGTGGGGACTCAGAAAATCTATCATTTCTCAGTAATGACCACACTTGGAGCTTACAATCTTGAATTTGACGAAGATGCGAAGAAATGGTACAGCTATCTTCTTGGAGGGTGATTGCTTTGAAAGGAATTCCTTACGTATCGCACATAGATATGGACGCGTTTTTCGCAAGTATAGAGCAGGCGGCAAATCCGACTCTTAAAGGTAAACCGATCGCCGTAACAGGGATTGGAAAGCGGCATTCCGTTGTGACTTCGGCGAGTTACGAGGCAAAGAGACTTGGCGTTAAATCGGGTATGGCCTTTTTCGAAGCCCTGAAGCTCTGTCCCGATCTTATAGCCGTGGGAGTGCAGTCAAAGAAGTACGGTTATATATCGAAAGAGATAATGAAAATGAT
Coding sequences within:
- a CDS encoding biotin/lipoyl-containing protein, giving the protein MRRFIVKVNGKEYNVEIEELSSVNDSGSGGAIQEPDTRQKVESATRPRQEARVEEAPKPVGPAKESSGSEDEINILSPMSGTIIEVLVSTGDSVSPGQKVVILEAMKMENSILSENSGTVKEVRVRKGDNIDAGEIMIVLA
- a CDS encoding OadG family protein: MEEYVQITIIGIGIVFLALAMLYVIFNILGRLLSKEQTNVVKALVPKPVPTNISGGPEKQDGDEGEVIAAITAAVTSFMGHSNFKVRSVASVPVAAASLWKRREPTVYWKVRRSRN
- a CDS encoding SprT-like domain-containing protein, giving the protein MDSANRNLATKARELSLKAFGVFPDIPFSFNSRLKRILGRLVYSRNRGTLTPLRIEISSSISENEELLKKTLLHELSHFYLMTNDRDFSHGSPEFKKLAEELDFDIVAEYEGLPVHRWVCSVCKKTVALSFNRREKKGLSSCCKAPIELQEK
- a CDS encoding carboxyl transferase domain-containing protein produces the protein MAGRLEEFFEKNDKIILGGGQEKIEKQHEAGKLSARERIDILCDEGSFEEFDRFVRHRATSFGLADKEFPADGVVTGIGTVNGRKIAIFSQDFTVQGGSLGEMHAKKIMKVQDMAMKLGIPIVGINDSGGARIQEGVDSLFGYGGIFHRNTLSSGVIPQITVVCGPCAGGAVYSPAITDFIVMTDKTSQMFITGPQVIKAVTGEDTSMEELGGALVHNSKSGNAHFLASDDEKAMLLVKTLLDYLPQNNAEEPSKTESIPGNPIEELRDIVPENPKQSYDVKRVISLAVDEGRFLEVHEQYAKNMVIGFARIGGRSVGVVANQPSVFAGSLDINASDKAARFIRFLDAFNIPIITFVDTPGFLPGVSQEHGGIIRHGAKLLYSYSEASVPKITLILRKAYGGAYIAMGSQHLGADIVYAWPGAEIAVMGPEGAANIIFKREINASEQPEKTRQEKITEYKEKFANPFVAAGRGYIESVIDPAVTRIEIIKALETLDTKVEGRPSKKHGNIPL